Genomic segment of Paucidesulfovibrio longus DSM 6739:
TACCCGGACTCCGGCTTCAACAACTATCTCTTCCTGATGACCGACAACGGCGTGCCCCTGGTGGACCCTGTCCAGCCGGACCTCGTCGGGGTCAGCCAATGGGACGCCCGCGACCCCGGCGGAGTGTATTACATCCGCGAACTGGCCAGGGCCGCGGCGGGGAACCCCAAAGGCGCCCTGGTTTCCTATTTCAACCGCCGCCCCGGAACCTCGCTTCCGCCGGAACCCAAGATATCCTTTGTCCTGCCGCTGCCGGAGCTGGACTGCTTCATGGGCACCGGGGCCTACGTCTCGGACCTGGAAAGCGAGGCCCGGCAGGATTCCCTGCGCACGGGGCTGCTCGTGGGCGTGCTGTTCGTGCTCGGTTTCGTGCCGCTGGTGCTGCCGCTGCGCGAGGCCGCCCTGCGCAACGTGGCCCTGGCCCGCGAGATTGCCGAGCACGAGCGCACCGAGCGTTCCCTGCGCCACGCCGAATCCCGCTCCCGGATGATTTCGTCGCGGCCCGGACAGATCGTCTACGACATGGACGTGCTCGGCGGGGATACGATCTGGACGGGAGACGCCGAGGGCGTGTCCGGGCATACCCTGGAAGAATACGGCGAGTCCGGGTTTCTGGCCGGGAACATTCATCCCGACGAACGCGACGAGGTGCAGGCGAGCTGGCGGGAGGCCGTCCGCGAGAGCCGGGAATGGAGCGCCATGTACCGGCTGCAACGCAAGGAAGGCGGGTACGTCTACGTGGAGGATCACGCCGGGTTCCTGGCCTCCGAGTCGGAGGGCGCGCCCGTTCGGATGATCGGCAGCCTGCGCAACGTGGACGCGCTGGTGCGAGCGGGCGAGGAGGTCCGGCGCAGCGAGGCCAAGTACCGCGCCCTGGCCGAAAACTTCCCCAACGGCGCGGTGCTGCTGTATGACGAGGGGCTGCGCTTCCTGCTGGCGGACGGCGCCGGGCTCAAGAGCGTGGGCTTCTCGGACGGGGGCATGGTCGGCCGCACTCCGGCCGAGGTCTTTCCCCCTTCCGTGGCGCGAACCGCGGAGCAGCATTTCCGCAAGGCGCTGCGGGGCGAGGAACATGTCTTCGAGATGACCTACGCGGGCCGGATATTCAAGCTGCACGCCCTGCCCGTGCGCGGCGGCCATTCCGAAGGGGGCGGCGCGGCCGAGGGCATGGCCGTCATCCAGGACGTGACCGCCAACAAGCTGGCGGAAAAGGCGCTCTCCGAAAGCGAACGCCGCCTTTCCACGCTGATCATGAACATGCCCGGCATGGTCTACCGCAGCGCGTTCCACTCGGACTGGACCCTGGAATTCGTCAGCCCCGGCTGCCGCGCCCTGACGGGCTACGGCCCGGAATCCCTGCTCTACAACCGGGCCAAGAGCTGGAGCGCGCTCGTGCATTCCGACGACCGCGAACGGCTCAAGCAGGAGATCGCCCGCGCCCTGGCCGAGGAGCGGCCCTTTGAGCTCGCCTACCGCATCGAAACCCAGTCCGGCGAGCTGAAGTGGGTCTGGGAGCGCGGCGTGGGCATCAGCATGGGCGACGGCGTGCCGGTCATCGAGGGCATCATTCTCGACGTCACGGACCGCAAGCTCGCCGAGGAAGGGCTGGCCCGTAGTCTGGCCTACGAAACCGTGTTGAACAGTTGCGCCACCTTGCTGCTCTCCTCCGCGCGCCAGCAGGACGCCCTGGACCGGATTCTTGCGGAGCTGCGCATCGCGGCCGTGGCCTGCCGGGCCTACGTGTTCGAAAATTTCGTCAATGAGGAAGGCAAGCTCTGCTACCGCCTGACCAACGAGTCCGTGGAGCCTGAGGTCAGCTGCCTGCGCGAGGTGGAGCGGCTCCAAAACGCCTGCTACGAGGATATCATCCCGCGCTGGCGCGAGGTCTTCGAGCACGGCGAGATCATCCAGGGCCATTTTGCCGATCTGCCGGAAGCCGAGCAGGAGCAGCTCGCGCGCTACGAAATCAAGTCCCTGCTCGTGCTGCCCCTTCGGGTCGAGGGCCAGTGGAGCGGGTTCATCGGCTTCGACGACACCCGGCGGGAACGCGGCTGGGGCGAGGCGGAGCGCCTGTTCCTGCGCACGGCCACGAACATGATCGGCGCCTACATGGAGCGCCGCCGGGCCGAGCAGCGCCTGCTCCAGGCCCACGGCGAACTGGACCAGATCTTCAACAGCACAGGGGACGGCATGGCCCTGATCGGGCTGGATGGAACCGTGCAGCGCATCAACCGCACCATGGCCGAGATGTTCGGCCTGGACTCGGTCTTCGCCCAGGGCCGCGCCTGCCGGGAGGTCATCCAGGACGACCGCTGCCAGCAGAATCTCTGCCCCCTGTCCCTGCTCGACGCGGGCATGGAGCGCACGGACCACGTCTTCTGCCAGCCCGACCCGGACGGCGGCTTGCGCCACTTCCGTTCCGTGACCACGCCCTTCCGCGACGTGAACGGCGCGGTGGTGGGCGTCGTCGTCTCCACCAGGGAGATCACCCAGCGCGTGCGGGCCCAGGAGGAATCCAAGGAGCGCGAGCGCCAGCTGATCCAGGCGGACAAGCTCGCGGCCCTGGGAACGCTTGTTTCCGGCGTGGCGCACGAGATCAACAACCCCAACGGAATCATCACCCTGAACGCGCCCACCCTGCGCGACATCTGGCGCGGCGCGCGGCCCATCCTGGAAGAACGCTACGACGAGCGCGGCGATTTTCTCCTCGGCGAGGTGGAATACAGCGTCATCCGCGACGAGGCGGACGCCCTTTTTGATCAGATCGTGGAGTCGGCCCGGCGCATCAAGCGCATCGTGGCCGAGCTGAAGGGTTTTGCACGCCAGGACGTGACCGGCCGGGACCAGATCGTGAACCTCAACGAGGTGGCCCGCGCCGCCGTGGGTCTCGTCGCCAACAAGATCAAGAAATGCACGAATCATTTCGAGGCGTTCTGGAGCGATGAGCCTGTTCGCGTCCTGGGCAATTTCCAGCGTCTGGAGCAGGTGCTCGTCAACGCCCTGATCAACGCCTGCGAAGCCCTGACCGAACCGGAACAGGCCGTGAACCTGCGCATCGGGCTCAGCCCGGACGGCAAGTCCGCGCAGGTCGCCGTGACGGACGAGGGCAGGGGCATGAGCCCGGAGGAGATCCGGCACGTGTTCGAGCCGTTCTTCACCACCAAGCGCGACAGCGGCGGCACGGGGCTCGGCCTGTCCGTTTCCCACGGCATCATCGTGGAGCACGGCGGCCGGATGTACTTCACCTCCGAGCCTTCCAAGGGCACGGTCTGCATCGTGGAACTGCCGCTTCTGCGCGAGGAGGCCGGGAAATGAACGCGAACTGGCCGCCGAGGCCCATCCTGATGGTGGACGACGAGGAGCCCTGGCTGGAGAGCCTGCGAGGAATCCTCAGCCTCGCGGGCATCCGCAACGTCATCACCTGCCGGGACAGCCGCGAGGTGCCGGAACTGCTGCTCCGCAACGATGCCAGCGTGCTGCTGCTCGACCTCTGCATGCCCCACGTCTCCGGGCAGGAGCTTTTGCGCGGGGTGGTCGCCGAGCACCCGGAGCTGCCCGTCATCGTGCTTTCCGGCCAGGACGAGCTGGAAACCGCGGTGCGCTGCATCAAGGACGGGGCCTATGAATATTTCCTCAAGAGCACGGAAAAGGAACGGCTGATCACCTCGGTGCGCCGCGCCGTGGAGTTGACCGACGTGCGCCGCGAGAACGCCAAGCTCAAGAACGCGTTTCTCGGCCGGGGGCCGGAACATCCGGAAGCCTTCGACGCCCTGGTCACCCGCGATCCCAAGATGCGCGCCCTGTTCGGCTATGCCGAGGCCGTGGCCGCCACGACCCTGCCCGTGCTGATCACCGGGGAAACCGGGACGGGCAAGGAACTCATGGCCCGCGCCGTGCACCGTCTCAGCGGGCGCAAGGGGCCGTTCGTGGCCGTGAACGCGGCCGGGCTGGACGACAACGTCTTTTCGGACACGCTCTTCGGCCACCGGCGGGGCGCGTTCACCGGGGCGGAGGAGCCGCGCGAGGGGCTGGTGGCCAAGGCCGCGGGGGGCACGCTCTTTCTCGACGAGATCGGCGACCTGGGGGCGCTCTCCCAGACCAAGCTCTTGCGCCTTCTTCAGGAGGGCGAATATTTCCCGCTCGGCTCGGACCGGGCCGAACGCTCTTCCGCGCGCGTCCTGGCCGCGACCATGGAGGATCCGGAAGCCCTGGAAACCCAGGGACGGCTGCGGCGCGACCTCTATTACCGCCTTTCCGGCCACCGCATCCACCTGCCGCCCCTGCGCGAGCGGCGCGGCGACGTTTCCGTGCTGCTGGAGTGTTTTGTGGAGCAGGCCGCCCAGGAGCTGGGCAAGACCCGCCCGCCCCTGCCGCCGGGACTGGCCGCTCGGCTGGAGAACCATCATTTTCCCGGCAACGTCCGCGAACTGCGCAGCATGGTCTGGGACGCGGTGGCCGGGTACACGTCCGGCTGGCTGGCGCTCCGGCCTTTCCAGACCCGCTCGGCCCTGGCTCCGGCAGCGGCCGTGTCCTCCTTCGGCGAGGCGCTGCGCGGGCTGGACCGCCTGCCGGAACAACGGGAAGCCTATGCGGCCCTGGCCGAGGAGGCCCTGCGCCGCACCGGGGGCAACCGGAGCGCCGCTGCGGACCTGCTCGGCATCTCCCGCCAGGCCCTTGCGCGCCATCTGAATAGAATTTCCTGAGCCTGAAACCGCCCCGGAGAGGGTGTTGCGAATCGCACCTTGCACCATCTCGCCCTCACGAATAATCATTGCTTTTCAAGCTGATCGGAACAATCTGAAAAGGGGTGTTGCGTTTTGGCACAGTCTCCGTCCGCCGGGCGGAAGCGCGCAACGCACCGCAGGATCCGCACTTTTCCATGCGGCGGCCCACGGCACGATTCTTCCATAAGAAAATGCGAGTGAGGCCGCTTTCAGGGGGGAATTCATGCAGCAGCACATCCTTTTGGCAGAAGACGACGCGGGCCTGCGGCTTTCCTTGACCTTCGTGCTCAAGAACAAGGGCTACCGGATCACTTCCTGCGTGGACGGGCGCGAGGCCTTGGAACAGCTGACACGGTTTCGCGAGGAAGGGGTGATCGTGGACGCGCTGATCACGGACATCCAGATGCCCGGCATGAACGGGATGGAGCTGATCCGCAGGCTCAAGACGGACGACCTGGAGCTGCCCGTCATCGTCATCACCGGGCACGGCGACAAGGAAATGCTCATCGAGCTGCTCCGGCTGGGCTGCGACGACTATCTTTCCAAGCCGTTTGAACCGGACGAGGTGCACGACAAGGTCGCCCAGGTGCTGGAGAAGAAGCGGGTCAGCGAGCGGCTGCGCGAGCGCGAGCAGAGCGACCTGCGCAAGGCGAACCTGCGGCTCGACCGCGAGGTGCAGGCCTACAGGCGCGACCTTCAGGATCTGCGCGGCGAGATGGCCCGCGCGGTGCGCACCTATACCGACCTCATGGACGTGGACAGGAGCGCCTTCAAGGTGCCCCTGGAATACCGCTCGCGCCCGTACCGCGACCTGGGCGGCGACTACATGGGCATCTGCGACACCTCCACGGGCTGCAACGTGCTCGTGGCCGACGTGGCCGGGCACGACCTGGCCGCCTCCTACCAGACCGTGCTCATCAAGAGCCAGTTCGACGAAAACTGCCGCCTGGGGCGCGACGGGGTGGAATTTTTCCGCACACTGAACCACGAACTCATCGTCAACGGCCGCGAAGAGCGCATGGTCACGGCCCAGGCCCTGAGCCTGGACCTGGAAGCGCGCACGGCCCGCGTGGTCTCCGCGGGGCATCCGCGCATGCTTCTGCGCCGCTCGGACAGAACTGCCTCCGAAAGCGTCCCCGCATCCGGTTCCGTGCTGGGGCTCATGGACGAGGTGGATTTCGGCGTGGTCGATCTGGAGATCCATTCGGGCGACAGGTTTTATCTCTACACGGACGGCCTGCTCAACGCGCACAGCGTGGACGGCCCCACGGGCGACCGCCGGGTGCTCGGCGAGCGCGGCTTGCTGCGCGCCCTGGATATCTTTTCGGACCTGCCGCTCAGCGAGCAGGTCCAGAGCGTCTGGCGCTTCGCGCGCAGCTTCTGCCGCTACCGCCAGTCCGACGACATGCTTTTATTGGGCATTCAGGTGCCCTAGGGTATAAGGGGAACGAGAGGGATTGAATGGGATCGGTCTCAGGGGGGCATGGATCGTCAATCGTCCAACGGAGGGAAGGTCATGGGTATGAAGATGCGTCTCAAGGTGCGGGGCAAGCTGCTCCTGCCCATAATCAGCGTGGTTTTCGTCGGCATCCTCGGCCTGTTGTCGTTCAGCTATCTGGAATCCTCAACGCTTCTCGAAACGCAGATTCGAGAGGGCATCATCCGTGAATCCGAGGCCGCCTCGCGGGCCATGGAGGAATGGGTCGACGGCCGCAAGATCGACCTCGTGAACTGGGCTCGCAACAGCGGCTACCACCGCCTCTTCGCGGGCGAGCCCGGCGGGTTTGAGGATTCCATGCGCACCCTGGCCGGGAAGATGGCCGATTTCTCTTATTTCGAGTCCGTGAACCTCATGGACCTTTCGGGCAGGGTGGTGGCTTCCGGCGACCCGGCCCGCCTGGGGCTCGACCTGTCCGACCGCGACTATTTCAAGAAGGCGGCCGCGGGCGAGGTCGCCAGTTCCAAGCCGCTCCTGAGCAAGGTTTCCGGCAACCCCGTCTTCGTCATCTCCGCCCCGGTCAAGGGACCGGACGGACGGGTCGAGGGCGTGCTCGCCGGAGTCTTCAAGATCGACCGCCTGACCAGCATCTTCATCGACGGGATCAAGATCGGCGACAACGGCTACGCCTACGTGCTCGACAGCGACGGCTCGGTCATCGGCCATCCGAACAAGGATTTCATCATGAAGCTGAACGTGGCCGACACCGATTTCGGCAAGGTCATGCTTCAGGAAAAGAACGGATACTACAAGTATTGGTTCGAGCAGCAGTCGCAGTGGAAGATGATGGGCTTCAACGAGGTTCCGGCCACGGGCTGGGTCGTGGCCGTGACCGCGCCCCTGACCGAGCTGCTCGCTCCGCTGGTGCGCGTGCGCAACCTGGCCATGGTGGGCGGCCTGGTCACGGTCGTGCTGGCCGGGCTGGTCATCTTCTTCTTCGTGGGCAAGGTGACCAGGGTCCTCGGCGACTCGGTGACGCATCTCAAGGAGCTGGCCGAAGGCAATGTGGACCGCGAGGTTCCGCGGGCGCATCTGGACGCCTATGACGAACTGGGCGACCTGGCGCGCGGCTTCCAGGCCATGGTCGAGACGCAGCGCGCGCGGGCGGAGATGGCCCAGGCCATCGCCGGGGGCGACCTGACCCGCAGGGTCAAGGTGGCCTCGGACAAGGACCGCCTGGGCAAGGCTCTGGAAAAGATGGTCGGGAGCCTGAACGACATTCTCGGACAGATCAACGCGGCGGCCGAGCAGGTCCGGGACGGTTCCGGACAGGTTTCGGAATCGAGCCAGGCCCTTTCCCAGGGCGCCACGGAGCAGGCTTCCTCCCTGGAGGAGATCACCAGCTCGGTGACGCAGATCAGCTCCCAGACGCGGACCAACGCGGAGAACGCCTCCCAGGCCAACCTGCTCGCCTCCCAGGCGCGCGACGCGGCCCGCGAGGGCGACCGCGAGATGCAGGAGATGGTCGGGGCCATGGAGGACATCAACCAGTCCAGCCAGGCCATCAGCAAGATCATCAAGGTCATCGACGAAATCGCCTTCCAGACCAACCTGCTGGCGCTGAACGCGGCGGTGGAGGCGGCCCGCGCGGGCAGCCACGGCAAGGGCTTCGCCGTGGTGGCCGAGGAGGTCCGCAACCTGGCCTCGCGCAGCGCCAAGGCCGCGCAGGAAACGGCCCAGCTCATCGAGGGCTCCGTGGCCAAGGTGGGCAAGGGCGGCGACATGGCCGGGCAGACCGCCGAATCCCTGCGCCAGATCGTGGAGAAGATCACCAGGGTGGCGGACCTCGTGGCGGACATCGCTGCCGCCAGCGAGGAGCAGGCCAAGGGCGTGGGCCAGATCAACATCGGCCTGAGCCAGATCGACCAGGTCACGCAGCAGAACACGGCCAACGCGGAGGAAACCGCGTCCGCCTCGGAAGAGCTTTCCAGCCAGGCCGTGGAAATGCGGCGGCTCGTGAGCCGCTTCCGGCTCAGCCAGGAAGAGGCCCGAAACATGGGCGTGCCCAGGGCCATCACCAGCGGCGCGACCCGCGGGCGCGCCCCCCAGCTTCCCCCGGCCCAGCCGCGAAGCGCGAACAAGAGCGCTCCGGCTCCGGCGCGCCGCTCCGGCGGCCAGCGGCCCGCCTCGGAAGGCGCCTGGGGCGAAAGCCCCGTCGGCAACGGAGCCGCCCAGGTTCAACGCGGCAAGGCCGAGGTCATTCAGCCGGAAGACGTGATCGCCCTGGACGACGACGAATTCGGACGCTATTAGCCGACGGCGCGTCCCGGAGGCCGTGACGGCGATCCGGGGGGCGCATTGAGCCGCAAATGAAGAAGGGGCGACCCGAGGTCGCCCCTTCCGTTCTTGGGAGCATGATCGGACGGATCGCCCTAGAGCTCCTGCTCCGCGTCCGGCACGCCGAGGGCGCTGCCGGGGTGCAGCAGGGGCGGGCGGCCCAGGCCGTCCACGAGCCGGGCCAGGACCAGCAGCCCTTCGGGCTCGAATTCGTCCGGCGCGTCCACCAGCAGGAGCACGGGACGGTCCGCGGGCAGATTGATCTCCCGAAGGGCGATGCGCTCCGGCGAGGGAGTGCGGCGCACGGAAAGGATCGGACCGTGGCCGATGACGCGGATGGCGTATTCCGAGGCGTCGTCGGCGGCCAGGCGGAAGGTCAGGGCGGGTTCGAGGGATTCTTCGTCCGGGGTCGGCCCGCCCACGGGGCGCACCGGCCCGGAAGCGAGCACGGCTCCCTGGGGAGTGTCCAGAAAGGCCAGGGCCTGGCGGCTTGATTTCACGAGGTCTTCAACCGTAAGCAGTCGCAGGGTCATTGGGCGGTTCCTCCTTGCCCGGAGGGCCGGAGCCCTCAAGCGGTTTAGCCATGTTTTTTTATACTGTGGGTAGCAATCGCGACAAATCGCCCACAGGTCGCCTTTTCCATCGTCGGCCCGAAACGAAAAAACCTCTCGCGAAGAGAGGTTGATTGGGCAGAGAAGGTCGTCCCCTACATCGTTCCCTTGCGGGTCGGCATTGGCACCTTGCATATCAGGCAGGTTGCCGTGGCGGTCACTGAGCCGAATCTCTCTCGCCACTCTGAATGGAAAAGGCAAAGAACTGATCGGAAGCATACAGGGGGGGCGGGCGCGCGTCAAGGGGGCGGTTCCTGACGGCTCTTGACTTGGGCTGCGTTCTCCTTTAACACACAGTCCCTTTGTCCGGGACTGCCGAGTGTGGCGAAACGGACGCGGGAAGAAGATACCTGGAGGAATTGCGGTGTTCGACAATCTGTCAGACCGGTTGACGGGAGCTTTCAAGAAGCTCAGAGGGCAGGCACGTCTGGATGAAGCCAACATCCAGGCGGGGCTTCGCGAGGTGCGCCTCGCCCTGCTCGAGGCCGACGTCAACTTCAAGGTCGTCAAGCAGTTCGTCGACCAGGTCAAGGAGCGCGCCCTCGGCGAGGACGTGCTCAAGGGCCTGAACCCCGCGCAGCAGGTCGTCAAGATCGTGCACGAGGAGCTGGTCGAGCTGCTCGGCGGCGAGCAGCAGGGACTGGACATCTCCGGCCCCAAGCCGCTCAAGATCATGATGGTCGGCCTTCAGGGCTCGGGCAAGACGACCTCGTCGGGCAAGATCGCGGTCTGGCTGCGCAAGCAGGGCATCCGGCCCTACCTCGTGCCCGCCGACGTGTACCGCCCGGCGGCCATCGATCAGCTCCTGACCCTGGCCAAGCAGATCGACGTGCCCGCGTATCCGTCCACCACGGGCATGAATCCGGTGGACATCTGCCGGGACGCGCTGGTCAAGGCCGAGGAGGCGGGCTGCAACGCGATCCTCTTCGACACGGCGGGCCGCCTGCATGTGGACGAAACGCTGATGGAAGAGCTTTCGGCCATCAAAAGGGACTGCTCCCCCCAGGAGATCCTTTTCGTGGCCGACGCCATGACCGGCCAGGACGCCGTGACCGTGGCCGAGAGCTTCAACGAGCGCCTGGGCATTTCCGGCGTGGTCCTGACCAAGATGGACGGCGACGCCCGCGGCGGCGCGGCCCTGTCCATCAAGTCCGTCACGGGCCGGAGCGTGAAGTTCGTCGGCCTGGGCGAAAAGCTCTCCGACATGGAGCTGTTCCACCCGGATCGCGTTGCCTCGCGCATTCTGGGCATGGGCGACGTGATGACCCTCATCGAGAAGGCGCAGACCGCCTTCGACGAAGAGGACGCCCAGCGCATGGCCAAGAAGATGCAGAAGGCCCAGTTCGACCTGGAGGACTTCCGCACCAACATGCGCAGGCTCAAGAAGCTCGGCTCCATGGAGGGCCTGCTCAAGCTCATTCCGGGCATGGGGGGGATGCTCAAGCAGCTCGGCGACGCGCAGATGCCCGAAAAGGAGCTGAACCGCACCGAGGCCATCATCAACTCCATGACCATGGCGGAGCGGCACAACCCGAAGCTGCTCAACGCCAGCCGCAAGCAGCGCATTGCGACCGGCTGCGGAATGCAGGTCACGGACGTGAACAAGCTCATCAAGAACTTTGAACAGATGAGCAAGATGATGCAGCAGATGATGGGCGGCAAGAAAGGCAAGATGCCGAAGATGCCGAAGCTGCCCAAGGGCGCGGACAACATGCCCGGCATGCCGGGCATGGGAATGCCGGGAATGCCCGGCATGGAAGGATTCGGCATGGAAGGCATGGGCCAGGAAGGCGCGCCCGCAGTGCAGGGCAAGTCCGCCAAAAGGGTCGAGGCCGAACGCAAGAAGAAGAAACTTCAGAAGCAGATGCGCAAGAAACAGCGCAAAAAGCGCTGACGTTATATTTGCCCGTGTTTCGGGCGTACGGTATTGCATTTTTTGTGACAACAACATATCTAGCAATAATTGGGGGTAAAGACGAATGGCTCTTAAAATCAGATTGACTCGTATGGGTTCCAAGAAGCGTCCCTTCTACCGCATCGTGGCCACCAACAGCGGCGCGCGTCGCGACGGACGTCCCCTGGAGTTCCTGGGGTACTACAACCCCATGACCAACCCGCCCGAGATCAAGATCGACCAGGAGAAGCTGGACAAGTGGGTCGCCAACGGGGCCACCGCCTCCGACACGGTCCGCTCGCTGCTCAAGCAGGCCAGCTAGACCGAGTCCGGCCTGCACGCCGCAGCCCGGATTTCGCCTCCCCCCAGAAT
This window contains:
- a CDS encoding PP2C family protein-serine/threonine phosphatase: MQQHILLAEDDAGLRLSLTFVLKNKGYRITSCVDGREALEQLTRFREEGVIVDALITDIQMPGMNGMELIRRLKTDDLELPVIVITGHGDKEMLIELLRLGCDDYLSKPFEPDEVHDKVAQVLEKKRVSERLREREQSDLRKANLRLDREVQAYRRDLQDLRGEMARAVRTYTDLMDVDRSAFKVPLEYRSRPYRDLGGDYMGICDTSTGCNVLVADVAGHDLAASYQTVLIKSQFDENCRLGRDGVEFFRTLNHELIVNGREERMVTAQALSLDLEARTARVVSAGHPRMLLRRSDRTASESVPASGSVLGLMDEVDFGVVDLEIHSGDRFYLYTDGLLNAHSVDGPTGDRRVLGERGLLRALDIFSDLPLSEQVQSVWRFARSFCRYRQSDDMLLLGIQVP
- the ffh gene encoding signal recognition particle protein; its protein translation is MFDNLSDRLTGAFKKLRGQARLDEANIQAGLREVRLALLEADVNFKVVKQFVDQVKERALGEDVLKGLNPAQQVVKIVHEELVELLGGEQQGLDISGPKPLKIMMVGLQGSGKTTSSGKIAVWLRKQGIRPYLVPADVYRPAAIDQLLTLAKQIDVPAYPSTTGMNPVDICRDALVKAEEAGCNAILFDTAGRLHVDETLMEELSAIKRDCSPQEILFVADAMTGQDAVTVAESFNERLGISGVVLTKMDGDARGGAALSIKSVTGRSVKFVGLGEKLSDMELFHPDRVASRILGMGDVMTLIEKAQTAFDEEDAQRMAKKMQKAQFDLEDFRTNMRRLKKLGSMEGLLKLIPGMGGMLKQLGDAQMPEKELNRTEAIINSMTMAERHNPKLLNASRKQRIATGCGMQVTDVNKLIKNFEQMSKMMQQMMGGKKGKMPKMPKLPKGADNMPGMPGMGMPGMPGMEGFGMEGMGQEGAPAVQGKSAKRVEAERKKKKLQKQMRKKQRKKR
- the rpsP gene encoding 30S ribosomal protein S16, encoding MALKIRLTRMGSKKRPFYRIVATNSGARRDGRPLEFLGYYNPMTNPPEIKIDQEKLDKWVANGATASDTVRSLLKQAS
- a CDS encoding sigma-54-dependent transcriptional regulator, which codes for MNANWPPRPILMVDDEEPWLESLRGILSLAGIRNVITCRDSREVPELLLRNDASVLLLDLCMPHVSGQELLRGVVAEHPELPVIVLSGQDELETAVRCIKDGAYEYFLKSTEKERLITSVRRAVELTDVRRENAKLKNAFLGRGPEHPEAFDALVTRDPKMRALFGYAEAVAATTLPVLITGETGTGKELMARAVHRLSGRKGPFVAVNAAGLDDNVFSDTLFGHRRGAFTGAEEPREGLVAKAAGGTLFLDEIGDLGALSQTKLLRLLQEGEYFPLGSDRAERSSARVLAATMEDPEALETQGRLRRDLYYRLSGHRIHLPPLRERRGDVSVLLECFVEQAAQELGKTRPPLPPGLAARLENHHFPGNVRELRSMVWDAVAGYTSGWLALRPFQTRSALAPAAAVSSFGEALRGLDRLPEQREAYAALAEEALRRTGGNRSAAADLLGISRQALARHLNRIS
- a CDS encoding methyl-accepting chemotaxis protein; this translates as MGMKMRLKVRGKLLLPIISVVFVGILGLLSFSYLESSTLLETQIREGIIRESEAASRAMEEWVDGRKIDLVNWARNSGYHRLFAGEPGGFEDSMRTLAGKMADFSYFESVNLMDLSGRVVASGDPARLGLDLSDRDYFKKAAAGEVASSKPLLSKVSGNPVFVISAPVKGPDGRVEGVLAGVFKIDRLTSIFIDGIKIGDNGYAYVLDSDGSVIGHPNKDFIMKLNVADTDFGKVMLQEKNGYYKYWFEQQSQWKMMGFNEVPATGWVVAVTAPLTELLAPLVRVRNLAMVGGLVTVVLAGLVIFFFVGKVTRVLGDSVTHLKELAEGNVDREVPRAHLDAYDELGDLARGFQAMVETQRARAEMAQAIAGGDLTRRVKVASDKDRLGKALEKMVGSLNDILGQINAAAEQVRDGSGQVSESSQALSQGATEQASSLEEITSSVTQISSQTRTNAENASQANLLASQARDAAREGDREMQEMVGAMEDINQSSQAISKIIKVIDEIAFQTNLLALNAAVEAARAGSHGKGFAVVAEEVRNLASRSAKAAQETAQLIEGSVAKVGKGGDMAGQTAESLRQIVEKITRVADLVADIAAASEEQAKGVGQINIGLSQIDQVTQQNTANAEETASASEELSSQAVEMRRLVSRFRLSQEEARNMGVPRAITSGATRGRAPQLPPAQPRSANKSAPAPARRSGGQRPASEGAWGESPVGNGAAQVQRGKAEVIQPEDVIALDDDEFGRY
- a CDS encoding PAS domain S-box protein, translating into MTASLALVACLYLLLFAFLAERQHEEMVRDRSEALRQIVSVARGALDPVLRDLQDGKLDKDQALDRVSEMLWDMRYPDSGFNNYLFLMTDNGVPLVDPVQPDLVGVSQWDARDPGGVYYIRELARAAAGNPKGALVSYFNRRPGTSLPPEPKISFVLPLPELDCFMGTGAYVSDLESEARQDSLRTGLLVGVLFVLGFVPLVLPLREAALRNVALAREIAEHERTERSLRHAESRSRMISSRPGQIVYDMDVLGGDTIWTGDAEGVSGHTLEEYGESGFLAGNIHPDERDEVQASWREAVRESREWSAMYRLQRKEGGYVYVEDHAGFLASESEGAPVRMIGSLRNVDALVRAGEEVRRSEAKYRALAENFPNGAVLLYDEGLRFLLADGAGLKSVGFSDGGMVGRTPAEVFPPSVARTAEQHFRKALRGEEHVFEMTYAGRIFKLHALPVRGGHSEGGGAAEGMAVIQDVTANKLAEKALSESERRLSTLIMNMPGMVYRSAFHSDWTLEFVSPGCRALTGYGPESLLYNRAKSWSALVHSDDRERLKQEIARALAEERPFELAYRIETQSGELKWVWERGVGISMGDGVPVIEGIILDVTDRKLAEEGLARSLAYETVLNSCATLLLSSARQQDALDRILAELRIAAVACRAYVFENFVNEEGKLCYRLTNESVEPEVSCLREVERLQNACYEDIIPRWREVFEHGEIIQGHFADLPEAEQEQLARYEIKSLLVLPLRVEGQWSGFIGFDDTRRERGWGEAERLFLRTATNMIGAYMERRRAEQRLLQAHGELDQIFNSTGDGMALIGLDGTVQRINRTMAEMFGLDSVFAQGRACREVIQDDRCQQNLCPLSLLDAGMERTDHVFCQPDPDGGLRHFRSVTTPFRDVNGAVVGVVVSTREITQRVRAQEESKERERQLIQADKLAALGTLVSGVAHEINNPNGIITLNAPTLRDIWRGARPILEERYDERGDFLLGEVEYSVIRDEADALFDQIVESARRIKRIVAELKGFARQDVTGRDQIVNLNEVARAAVGLVANKIKKCTNHFEAFWSDEPVRVLGNFQRLEQVLVNALINACEALTEPEQAVNLRIGLSPDGKSAQVAVTDEGRGMSPEEIRHVFEPFFTTKRDSGGTGLGLSVSHGIIVEHGGRMYFTSEPSKGTVCIVELPLLREEAGK